A genomic segment from Nocardia cyriacigeorgica GUH-2 encodes:
- a CDS encoding MCE family protein produces the protein MALQRGGKIAIAMIVVLALVLAGALWWVFNRLNTTTITAYFDRSVGIYEGSDVRILGVPVGSVDSVEPLGDQVKIVMSVDRSYDIPADARAAQITPSIVSDRFIQLTPVYRGGPKMPRTATIPRERTATPVEVDQLYRSITELSKALGPEGANADGALDRLVQTTAQNLAGNGAAIADGITELSAAARTLSDSRGDIFDTVKNLQAFITMLARNDQQVRQFNVQLADLASFLAGERQNLGNALELLSIALGDVARFIDANRQLIQGNADSLITLTQTLADRRDALAEALPVLPVALSNLINIHNGESGTLDMRANFTDLQDPFGAMCRMLDLSKLMPGDPKFEALGKQMRPLLERCKHITDQITAAVQSPTLILPFGILSAENQQRAPVPGTVPGTPSNRLPPSQGGPK, from the coding sequence ATGGCGTTGCAGCGTGGCGGCAAGATCGCGATCGCGATGATCGTGGTGCTCGCGCTGGTGCTGGCCGGTGCGCTGTGGTGGGTGTTCAACCGGCTCAACACCACCACGATCACCGCCTACTTCGATCGGTCGGTCGGCATCTACGAGGGCTCGGATGTGCGCATCCTCGGAGTGCCGGTGGGATCGGTGGATTCGGTGGAACCGCTGGGCGATCAGGTGAAGATCGTGATGAGCGTCGACCGCTCCTACGACATCCCCGCCGACGCGCGCGCCGCCCAGATCACGCCCTCGATCGTCTCGGACCGGTTCATCCAGCTCACGCCCGTCTACCGCGGCGGCCCGAAGATGCCGCGCACGGCGACGATCCCGCGCGAGCGCACCGCGACGCCGGTCGAGGTGGATCAGCTCTACCGCAGCATTACCGAACTGTCGAAGGCACTCGGCCCGGAGGGCGCCAATGCCGACGGCGCGCTCGACCGATTGGTGCAGACCACCGCGCAGAACTTGGCAGGCAATGGCGCCGCGATCGCCGACGGCATCACCGAATTGTCGGCCGCCGCGCGCACGCTGTCGGATTCGCGCGGCGACATCTTCGACACGGTGAAGAACCTGCAAGCGTTCATCACCATGCTGGCCCGCAATGACCAGCAAGTGCGCCAATTCAATGTCCAGCTCGCCGATCTGGCGTCGTTCCTGGCCGGCGAACGACAGAATCTCGGTAATGCGCTGGAATTGTTGTCCATCGCGCTCGGTGACGTCGCCCGGTTCATCGACGCCAACCGTCAGCTGATCCAGGGCAATGCCGATTCGCTGATCACCCTCACGCAAACCCTGGCCGACCGCCGCGACGCGCTGGCCGAGGCCCTGCCGGTGCTGCCGGTGGCGCTGAGCAACCTGATCAATATCCACAACGGTGAATCCGGCACCCTGGACATGCGCGCCAACTTCACCGATCTGCAAGACCCGTTCGGCGCGATGTGCCGGATGCTCGACCTGAGCAAGCTCATGCCCGGCGATCCGAAGTTCGAGGCCCTCGGTAAGCAGATGCGGCCGCTGCTCGAACGCTGCAAGCACATCACCGACCAGATCACCGCCGCGGTGCAGTCGCCGACGTTGATCCTGCCGTTCGGCATCCTCAGCGCGGAGAACCAGCAGCGCGCCCCCGTCCCGGGGACCGTGCCGGGTACGCCGTCGAACCGGCTGCCGCCCTCGCAGGGAGGTCCGAAGTGA
- a CDS encoding MCE family protein has product MLGKRSPAFVGVLGLVMVLLVTMSAFFLDRLPIIGAGISYSAEFSEAAGLDRGDEVRVAGVKVGTVSGVWLDGDRVVVDFRTRDTWIGNETTASIQIKTLLGQKYLALDPQGSRVADPSERIPLSRTVSPYDVIDAFSDAARTLDEIDTTQLATSMRVLSDAFAATPPHIRSAIDGVTRLSNTVAKRDDELRKLFAATKKTTQVLADRNAEFERLLTSGGQLFAELNIRQQAISQLLAGAQTVSTELSALVADNEKQIGPALTNLQAAIDLLNANQANITKTLELAAPFYGLYANVLGTGRWFDAVIVNITPPGLPEIPGYRPPVRTLGGN; this is encoded by the coding sequence CTGCTCGGCAAACGCAGCCCCGCCTTCGTCGGCGTGCTCGGGCTGGTGATGGTGCTGCTGGTGACGATGTCGGCGTTCTTCCTGGACCGGCTGCCGATCATCGGGGCGGGCATCTCCTATTCGGCCGAATTCTCCGAGGCGGCCGGACTCGACCGCGGTGACGAAGTGCGCGTCGCCGGGGTGAAGGTGGGGACGGTGTCGGGGGTATGGCTCGACGGCGACCGGGTGGTGGTGGATTTCCGCACCAGGGATACCTGGATCGGCAACGAGACCACCGCCTCCATCCAGATCAAGACCCTGCTCGGGCAGAAGTATCTGGCGCTGGATCCGCAGGGCTCGCGGGTGGCCGATCCGAGCGAGCGGATCCCGTTGTCGCGCACCGTCTCCCCGTACGACGTGATCGATGCCTTCAGCGACGCCGCCCGCACCCTCGACGAGATCGACACCACCCAGCTGGCCACCTCGATGCGGGTGCTTTCCGACGCCTTCGCCGCCACCCCGCCGCATATCCGCAGCGCGATCGACGGCGTGACCCGGCTGTCGAACACCGTGGCCAAGCGCGATGACGAACTGCGCAAATTGTTCGCCGCGACCAAGAAGACCACGCAGGTGCTGGCCGACCGCAATGCGGAATTCGAGCGGCTGCTCACCTCGGGCGGGCAATTGTTCGCCGAACTCAATATCCGTCAGCAGGCGATTTCGCAATTGCTGGCCGGCGCGCAGACCGTCTCCACCGAGCTGAGTGCGCTGGTGGCCGACAACGAGAAACAGATCGGGCCCGCGCTGACCAATTTGCAGGCCGCGATCGACCTGCTCAACGCCAATCAGGCCAATATCACCAAGACGCTGGAGCTGGCCGCGCCGTTCTACGGGCTGTACGCGAATGTGCTCGGCACCGGACGCTGGTTCGACGCGGTCATCGTCAATATCACCCCGCCCGGCCTGCCGGAGATCCCCGGCTACCGGCCGCCGGTGCGCACGCTGGGAGGCAACTGA
- a CDS encoding MCE family protein, with amino-acid sequence MKAQLRGLGGPLTKLVIFVVVTLFATTMLGLSIANYTGGGTLFKARFTDVTSLNPGDEIRIAGVRVGKVTGISIVDRRVAEVKFELTDREWLPASVMATIRFRNLVGQRYIELERGPGEQGRKLNEGGTIPLERTRPALNLTTLFDGFRPLFRTLQPEDVNKLSYEIIQVFQGEQGTIADLVASTANLTNKIADKDAVIGELVRDLTEVLDTINAREDQFDQLVVNTAALVDGLAAQRDTIGRAVTSLGDVATATSELLVPTRPSLQGTIAGINQLTGVINERRDEVDQALATLPVKMEKLGRVGSYGSWFQFYLCGIDLVAGPGAPDAPQLHLPAGLPTINQPLYTNAAPRCHGEGGR; translated from the coding sequence ATGAAGGCGCAGCTGCGCGGCCTGGGCGGACCGCTCACCAAACTCGTGATCTTCGTGGTGGTGACGCTGTTCGCGACCACCATGCTCGGGCTGTCGATCGCCAACTACACCGGCGGCGGCACCCTGTTCAAGGCCCGCTTCACCGACGTCACCTCGCTCAATCCCGGTGATGAGATCCGCATCGCCGGTGTCCGCGTCGGCAAGGTCACCGGCATTTCGATTGTGGACCGCCGGGTGGCCGAGGTGAAATTCGAACTCACCGACCGAGAATGGCTGCCCGCGTCGGTGATGGCCACTATCAGGTTCCGCAATCTGGTCGGGCAGCGTTATATCGAACTCGAGCGCGGACCGGGTGAACAGGGCCGCAAACTCAATGAGGGCGGCACGATCCCGCTGGAACGCACCCGGCCGGCCTTGAATCTGACCACCCTGTTCGACGGGTTCCGGCCGCTGTTTCGCACCTTGCAGCCCGAGGACGTCAACAAGCTGTCCTATGAGATCATCCAGGTCTTCCAAGGCGAGCAGGGCACCATCGCCGATCTGGTCGCCAGCACCGCGAATCTGACCAACAAGATCGCCGACAAGGACGCGGTGATCGGCGAGCTGGTGCGCGATCTGACCGAGGTGCTCGACACCATCAACGCCCGCGAGGACCAGTTCGATCAGCTCGTGGTCAATACCGCCGCGCTGGTCGACGGACTCGCCGCCCAGCGCGACACCATCGGCCGCGCGGTCACCTCCCTCGGTGACGTCGCCACCGCCACCTCCGAGCTGCTGGTGCCGACCCGGCCCTCGCTCCAAGGCACCATCGCCGGGATCAACCAGCTCACCGGCGTGATCAACGAACGCCGCGACGAGGTGGACCAGGCCCTCGCGACGCTGCCGGTCAAGATGGAAAAGCTCGGCCGCGTCGGCAGTTACGGCTCTTGGTTCCAGTTCTATCTGTGCGGCATCGACCTGGTCGCAGGGCCCGGCGCACCGGACGCGCCGCAGCTGCATCTGCCCGCCGGCCTGCCGACGATCAACCAGCCGCTCTACACCAATGCCGCACCGCGCTGTCACGGGGAAGGGGGCCGCTGA
- a CDS encoding MCE family protein, with translation MSSRVQWWRSTAKVRNRLLGIAFFVVVGLFLWGTVAIYNKTFVNSVDVRLITDSVGNALTKNADVKARGVTVGEVRSSRAEGDQVTLELAIDPERAERIPVNSTARLLPKTLFGERYVDLVIPENPSPQHLTSGVTLHQDASGNAIEVSKLLDDLLPLLQAIPPQDLAATLGALSQALSGQGEGLGATLDRLDVILTDVNAVLPELREGLRSLAETAITYADAAPQLIDALDKLRTTNATIVQRRTDIDVLLATLTPTSAATADFLIANHDNVIDVAADARPALELLATYSPTYACALANFAKMRPRIDEIMGMGTDRPGSRVTIELVNTRGRYLPNQDEPRWLDTRGPACFPEFPLGLDAGQYPGGPNNDGSYQVPSRNPGDQQIGAMQPPQFGVFPAANTPTLAGSPGEQHALGAIYGAAQGVLPAQVPGWITRIAAPAFRGSEVRVR, from the coding sequence ATGAGCAGCCGGGTGCAGTGGTGGCGGTCGACGGCCAAGGTGCGCAATCGACTGCTCGGCATCGCGTTCTTCGTGGTGGTTGGGCTGTTCCTGTGGGGAACGGTGGCCATCTACAACAAGACCTTCGTGAACTCGGTCGATGTCCGGTTGATCACCGACAGTGTCGGCAACGCACTGACCAAGAACGCCGATGTGAAGGCGCGCGGCGTCACCGTCGGCGAGGTGCGCTCCAGCCGCGCCGAGGGCGACCAGGTGACCCTCGAACTCGCGATCGATCCGGAACGCGCCGAGCGGATCCCGGTGAATTCGACCGCGCGGCTGCTGCCCAAAACGCTGTTCGGCGAACGGTATGTGGATCTAGTGATTCCGGAGAATCCGAGCCCGCAGCATCTGACCTCCGGGGTGACGCTGCATCAGGACGCCAGCGGCAATGCCATCGAGGTGAGCAAGCTGCTCGACGATCTGCTGCCGCTGTTGCAGGCGATCCCGCCGCAGGATCTGGCGGCCACGCTCGGGGCGCTGTCGCAGGCGCTGTCGGGTCAGGGCGAGGGGCTGGGTGCGACGCTCGACCGGCTCGACGTCATCCTCACCGACGTCAACGCGGTGCTGCCGGAACTACGCGAGGGTCTGCGCAGTCTGGCCGAAACCGCGATCACCTACGCCGACGCCGCACCCCAGCTCATCGATGCCCTGGACAAACTGCGCACCACCAACGCCACCATCGTGCAGCGGCGCACCGATATCGACGTCCTGCTGGCCACCCTGACGCCCACCTCGGCCGCGACCGCCGATTTCCTGATCGCCAACCACGACAACGTCATCGACGTGGCCGCCGACGCCCGCCCGGCGCTGGAACTACTGGCCACCTATTCGCCGACCTACGCCTGCGCGCTGGCCAACTTCGCCAAAATGCGCCCGCGCATCGACGAGATCATGGGCATGGGCACCGACCGACCGGGCTCCCGGGTGACGATCGAGCTGGTCAATACTCGCGGCCGCTACCTGCCCAATCAGGACGAGCCACGCTGGCTCGACACTCGCGGACCGGCCTGTTTCCCGGAGTTCCCGCTGGGGCTGGACGCCGGCCAATATCCGGGCGGGCCGAACAACGACGGCTCCTACCAGGTGCCCAGCCGCAACCCGGGCGATCAGCAGATCGGGGCCATGCAGCCACCGCAATTCGGCGTGTTCCCGGCCGCCAATACGCCGACGCTCGCGGGTTCGCCGGGGGAGCAACACGCGTTGGGTGCGATCTACGGTGCCGCGCAGGGTGTTTTGCCGGCGCAGGTGCCGGGCTGGATCACCAGGATCGCCGCGCCCGCCTTTCGAGGTAGTGAGGTGAGGGTGCGATGA
- a CDS encoding ABC transporter permease, with translation MSFYSRAIAWIPRTALHYRKEVMRLLAEVTFGSGALAVIGGTIGVIVFMSGSVGVVVGLQGFKALDALGSSVLTGFLTAYINTREIAPLVAALALSATVGCGFTAQLGAMRISEEIDALEVMAVPGVPFLVTTRVIAGFLAVIPLYIVGLLGTFLASRMISIWFNGQSSGSYDHYFGLFLPPEDVLYSFLKVLVFAFVIIMVHCYYGFHATGGPAGVGVAVGRAVRAAIVLVNVLDFFLSLAIWGTTTTVRVAG, from the coding sequence ATGTCGTTCTACTCCCGGGCGATCGCCTGGATTCCGCGCACGGCGCTGCACTATCGCAAGGAGGTCATGCGGCTGCTGGCCGAGGTGACCTTCGGCAGCGGTGCGCTGGCGGTCATCGGCGGGACCATCGGGGTCATCGTGTTCATGTCGGGTTCGGTCGGCGTGGTGGTGGGGTTGCAGGGCTTCAAGGCCCTCGATGCGCTCGGCAGTTCGGTGCTCACCGGTTTTCTGACCGCCTACATCAACACCAGGGAAATCGCACCGCTGGTGGCGGCCTTGGCGTTGTCGGCGACGGTGGGGTGTGGTTTCACCGCGCAATTGGGTGCCATGCGGATTTCCGAGGAGATCGACGCGCTGGAAGTGATGGCGGTGCCCGGGGTGCCATTCCTGGTGACGACCCGGGTGATCGCCGGATTCCTCGCCGTCATCCCGCTCTATATCGTCGGCCTGCTCGGCACCTTCCTGGCCTCGCGAATGATCAGCATCTGGTTCAACGGCCAATCCAGTGGGTCCTATGACCACTATTTCGGGCTGTTCCTACCGCCGGAGGACGTGCTGTATTCGTTCCTCAAAGTGCTGGTATTCGCCTTCGTGATCATCATGGTGCACTGCTATTACGGCTTCCACGCCACCGGTGGGCCCGCCGGGGTCGGGGTGGCGGTGGGCCGGGCGGTGCGGGCGGCGATCGTGCTGGTCAATGTGCTCGATTTCTTTCTGAGCCTGGCGATCTGGGGCACCACGACGACGGTGCGGGTGGCCGGATGA
- a CDS encoding MlaE family ABC transporter permease, with amino-acid sequence MNPTLVRLRTPVESGFAQAGKIFALFLDVARKAFRRPFQWREFIEQSWFIASVSILPSALVAIPFGAVVALQTGSLIKQLGAESFTGATSVLATVQQAAPVVTALIIAGAAGSAVAADLGSRTIREEIDALEVLGVDPVQKLVVPRVLGMMLVALLLNGLVSVVGIAGGYFFNVLLQGGTPGAYLASFSALAQLPDLWIGEIKAAIFGLIAGVIAAYKGLHPSGGPKGVGDAVNQSVVITFLVLFFVNLVLTLIYLQIVPAKGS; translated from the coding sequence GTGAACCCAACGCTGGTGCGTTTACGGACTCCGGTCGAGTCCGGGTTCGCTCAGGCCGGAAAGATTTTCGCGCTGTTTCTGGATGTGGCGCGCAAAGCATTTCGCCGGCCGTTCCAATGGCGCGAATTCATCGAGCAATCCTGGTTCATCGCCAGCGTCTCGATCCTGCCCAGCGCGCTGGTGGCCATTCCGTTCGGCGCGGTCGTCGCCTTGCAGACCGGCTCGCTGATCAAACAGCTGGGTGCGGAATCCTTCACCGGTGCGACCAGTGTGCTCGCGACCGTGCAGCAGGCGGCGCCGGTGGTGACGGCGCTGATCATCGCGGGTGCGGCCGGTTCCGCGGTGGCCGCCGATCTGGGCTCGCGCACCATTCGCGAGGAGATCGACGCGCTGGAGGTGCTCGGCGTCGATCCGGTGCAGAAGCTGGTGGTGCCGCGGGTGCTGGGCATGATGCTGGTGGCGCTGCTGCTCAACGGCCTGGTGTCGGTGGTCGGCATCGCCGGGGGCTATTTCTTCAATGTCTTGTTGCAGGGCGGCACACCGGGTGCCTATCTCGCGTCGTTCTCCGCGCTGGCCCAGCTGCCCGATCTGTGGATCGGTGAGATCAAGGCGGCAATTTTCGGGCTGATCGCGGGGGTGATCGCCGCGTACAAGGGGCTGCATCCGAGTGGGGGTCCGAAAGGAGTCGGCGACGCGGTGAACCAATCGGTGGTGATCACGTTCCTGGTGCTTTTCTTCGTGAACCTGGTGCTGACCTTGATCTATTTGCAGATTGTTCCGGCAAAGGGCTCCTGA
- a CDS encoding ABC transporter ATP-binding protein — MGVEVRTEGITKSFGSQRIWQDVSLTLPPGEVSALLGPSGTGKSVFLKSLIGLLRPERGSIYIDGTDITTCSNKELYEIRKLFGVLFQDGALFGSMHLFDNVAFPLREHTKKSESEIKKIVMEKMEMVGLLGAEFKLPGEISGGMRKRAGLARALVLDPQIILVDEPDSGLDPVRTTYLSQLLIDINAQIDATILIVTHNINLARTVPDNIGMLFRRQLVMFGPREVLLTSDEPVVKQFLNGRMIGPIGMSEEKDEAQMAREQAMVDAGHHHGGAEEIEGIIPQMKAQPGMPVRQAVHRRKQRVREIMHTLPHAAQVAIQESLDENDDTQVMSYNTAQLSQGGPYDATVPHHQTPNA; from the coding sequence GTGGGCGTCGAGGTCAGGACCGAAGGCATTACCAAGTCCTTTGGTTCCCAGCGGATTTGGCAGGACGTGTCGTTGACCCTGCCGCCCGGCGAGGTCAGCGCGCTGCTCGGCCCCTCCGGTACCGGTAAGTCCGTCTTCCTGAAGTCGCTGATCGGCCTGCTGCGCCCCGAGCGCGGTTCGATCTACATCGACGGCACCGATATCACCACCTGCTCCAACAAGGAGCTCTACGAGATCCGCAAGCTGTTCGGCGTTCTGTTCCAGGACGGCGCGCTGTTCGGCTCCATGCATCTGTTCGACAACGTCGCCTTCCCGTTGCGTGAGCACACGAAGAAGTCGGAGTCGGAGATCAAGAAGATCGTCATGGAGAAGATGGAGATGGTCGGTCTCCTCGGCGCGGAGTTCAAACTCCCCGGCGAAATCTCCGGCGGTATGCGCAAACGTGCCGGCCTGGCCCGCGCGCTGGTGCTCGACCCGCAGATCATCCTGGTCGACGAGCCGGACTCCGGTCTGGACCCGGTCCGCACCACCTACCTCAGCCAGCTGCTCATCGACATCAACGCCCAGATCGACGCCACGATCCTGATCGTGACCCACAACATCAACCTGGCCCGCACCGTGCCCGACAACATCGGCATGCTGTTCCGCCGCCAGCTGGTGATGTTCGGCCCGCGCGAGGTGCTGCTCACCTCCGACGAGCCGGTGGTCAAGCAGTTCCTCAACGGCCGCATGATCGGCCCGATCGGTATGTCGGAGGAAAAGGACGAGGCGCAGATGGCCCGCGAGCAGGCCATGGTCGACGCCGGTCACCACCACGGCGGCGCCGAGGAGATCGAGGGCATCATCCCGCAGATGAAGGCTCAGCCCGGTATGCCGGTGCGCCAGGCGGTGCACCGCCGCAAGCAGCGGGTGCGCGAGATCATGCACACCCTGCCGCACGCCGCGCAGGTGGCGATCCAGGAATCGCTGGATGAGAACGACGACACCCAGGTGATGTCCTACAACACCGCGCAGCTGTCGCAGGGCGGCCCGTACGACGCCACGGTCCCGCACCACCAGACGCCGAACGCCTAG
- the rplL gene encoding 50S ribosomal protein L7/L12, whose product MANVDELLETFGNMTLLELSDFVKKFEEKFEVTAAAPVAVAAVGGAAAGGAAEAESEQDEFDVILEGAGDKKIQVIKVVREIVSGLGLKEAKDLVEGAPKPILEKVAKDAADAAKEKLEAAGASVSVK is encoded by the coding sequence ATGGCCAACGTTGACGAACTGCTCGAGACCTTCGGCAACATGACCCTGCTCGAGCTGTCGGACTTCGTCAAGAAGTTCGAGGAGAAGTTCGAGGTCACCGCTGCCGCTCCGGTCGCCGTCGCCGCCGTCGGTGGCGCCGCTGCCGGTGGTGCCGCCGAGGCCGAGTCCGAGCAGGACGAGTTCGACGTCATCCTCGAGGGCGCCGGCGACAAGAAGATCCAGGTCATCAAGGTGGTCCGCGAGATCGTCTCCGGCCTGGGCCTGAAGGAAGCCAAGGACCTGGTCGAGGGTGCCCCGAAGCCGATCCTGGAGAAGGTCGCCAAGGACGCCGCCGACGCCGCCAAGGAGAAGCTGGAAGCGGCCGGCGCCTCGGTCTCGGTCAAGTAA
- the rplJ gene encoding 50S ribosomal protein L10, which yields MAKPEKVTAVAEIAEQFKSSTATVVTEYRGLSVGALTELRRALGADATYSVAKNTLVKRAAAEAGVEGLDDLFVGPTAIAFIQGEPVNAAKALKTFAKDHKALVIKGGYMDGNALSVSEVEKIADLETREVLLAKLAGALKGNLAKAAGLFNAPASQVARLAAALEDKKRAEGAE from the coding sequence ATGGCAAAACCCGAGAAGGTCACCGCGGTCGCGGAGATCGCTGAGCAGTTCAAGAGCTCGACGGCCACCGTCGTCACGGAATACCGTGGCCTGTCCGTTGGTGCCCTCACCGAACTGCGCCGCGCGCTCGGTGCCGACGCCACGTACTCCGTCGCCAAGAACACCCTGGTCAAGCGGGCTGCCGCCGAGGCCGGTGTCGAGGGCCTGGACGACTTGTTCGTCGGACCGACCGCTATCGCCTTCATCCAGGGCGAGCCGGTCAACGCGGCGAAGGCGCTCAAGACCTTCGCCAAGGACCACAAGGCGCTGGTCATCAAGGGCGGCTACATGGACGGCAACGCGCTGTCCGTGTCCGAGGTCGAGAAGATCGCCGACCTGGAAACCCGCGAGGTGCTGCTGGCCAAGCTGGCCGGTGCGCTCAAGGGCAACCTGGCCAAGGCCGCAGGCCTGTTCAACGCTCCCGCGTCGCAGGTGGCCCGCCTGGCCGCCGCGCTCGAGGACAAGAAGCGGGCCGAAGGCGCCGAATAA
- a CDS encoding MFS transporter, translating into MTTSLVDPPVLLERRAQRFLALAVICLAELLVVLDNTIVNVALPSIGVQLSTGVSGLQWVVDAYTLTFAGLLLAFGNLGDRYGRRRVMMIGLAGVGAMSVVGALSTSLDGVIAARAAMGVFAAAVFPATLALVINIFTDRKERALAIAAWTAMAGFAIAIGPISGGWLLEHFSWHSVFWINVPVALAALVATLLWVPESRSSEVGRLDLLGIALSIAGITLLVWAIIEAPRYGWLSATTLTAGAAGVVLLAGFIAWELRTRAPILDMRLFRNRRFSLPALAIAVGYFSMFGFLFLITQYFQGVREYSPLEFGIASLPFAFSVAIGAPIATLLAQRLGTTPVIVFGLLLTGLGLYLGGQVTVDSGYLTGVLPAMVSMALGLAIVQGPATESIMSSLPLNEAGAGSAVNDTTREFGGTLGVAVLGSIVASYYTTKVAPLIDRVPGSLMSDNEKDFAKATPLSVLEMRKRELSPFFESQRENIISAMKAACLEGSHAASLVATGAVVVCAVVVAIFLPWGVQGGESVLLGWRKNADTGPDSAR; encoded by the coding sequence ATGACAACATCCCTAGTCGATCCACCAGTGCTGCTGGAACGACGCGCGCAGCGATTCCTCGCGCTCGCGGTGATCTGCCTGGCCGAACTGCTGGTCGTCCTCGACAACACCATCGTCAACGTCGCCCTGCCCTCCATCGGTGTGCAACTGTCCACCGGCGTCAGCGGCCTGCAATGGGTCGTCGACGCCTACACCCTCACCTTTGCCGGCCTGCTGCTGGCCTTCGGCAACCTCGGTGACCGCTACGGGCGTCGCCGGGTAATGATGATCGGCCTGGCCGGCGTCGGCGCGATGTCGGTGGTCGGCGCGCTGTCCACCTCACTCGACGGCGTCATCGCCGCCCGCGCGGCCATGGGCGTGTTCGCCGCCGCGGTGTTCCCAGCGACATTGGCGCTGGTCATCAATATCTTCACCGACCGCAAAGAGCGGGCCCTCGCCATCGCCGCCTGGACCGCCATGGCCGGTTTCGCGATCGCCATCGGGCCGATCTCCGGCGGCTGGCTGCTCGAGCATTTCTCCTGGCATTCGGTCTTCTGGATCAACGTGCCGGTGGCTCTGGCCGCATTGGTGGCCACGCTGTTGTGGGTGCCCGAATCCCGGTCGTCGGAGGTGGGCAGGCTGGACCTGCTCGGCATCGCGTTGTCCATCGCCGGCATCACCCTGCTGGTCTGGGCGATCATCGAAGCGCCGCGCTACGGCTGGCTCTCGGCCACCACCCTCACCGCGGGCGCGGCGGGCGTGGTACTGCTCGCCGGGTTCATCGCGTGGGAATTGCGCACGCGCGCACCGATCCTCGATATGCGGCTGTTCCGCAATCGCCGCTTCTCCCTGCCCGCCTTGGCGATCGCGGTCGGCTACTTCTCGATGTTCGGATTCCTGTTCCTGATCACCCAGTATTTCCAAGGGGTGCGCGAATATTCGCCGCTGGAATTCGGTATCGCCTCACTGCCGTTCGCGTTCTCCGTGGCCATCGGCGCGCCGATCGCCACGTTGCTGGCCCAGCGACTCGGCACCACACCGGTGATCGTCTTCGGCCTGCTGCTCACCGGGCTCGGCCTCTATCTGGGCGGTCAGGTCACCGTGGACAGCGGTTATCTCACCGGCGTGCTGCCCGCGATGGTGTCCATGGCGCTTGGTCTGGCGATCGTGCAAGGGCCGGCGACCGAGTCGATCATGTCGTCGCTGCCGTTGAACGAGGCGGGCGCCGGGTCGGCGGTCAACGACACCACCCGGGAGTTCGGCGGGACGCTCGGCGTGGCCGTGCTCGGCTCGATCGTCGCCTCGTACTACACCACGAAGGTCGCGCCGCTCATCGACCGCGTGCCGGGCAGCTTGATGTCGGATAACGAGAAGGATTTCGCCAAGGCGACGCCGCTGAGTGTGCTGGAAATGCGCAAACGCGAACTCTCCCCCTTCTTCGAATCGCAGCGCGAGAACATCATCAGCGCGATGAAGGCGGCCTGCCTGGAAGGCTCACACGCCGCCTCGCTGGTCGCCACGGGTGCCGTGGTGGTGTGCGCGGTGGTTGTCGCGATTTTCCTGCCCTGGGGTGTGCAGGGCGGGGAGTCGGTGCTGCTCGGGTGGCGGAAGAACGCGGACACCGGACCGGATTCGGCGCGATAG
- the rplA gene encoding 50S ribosomal protein L1 — protein MAKRSKAYLAAAEKVDRSKLYSPLAAARLAKETATTKTDATVEVAVRLGVDPRKADQMVRGTVNLPHGTGKTARVIVFAAGEKAAEAEAAGADAVGAEDLIERIQGGWLDFDAAIATPDQMAKVGRIARVLGPRGLMPNPKTGTVTTDVTKAVNDIKGGKINFRVDKQANLHFVIGKASFDDAKLVENYGAALDEILRVKPSTAKGRYVKKVTVSTNTGPGIPVDPNRTRNLLDEDA, from the coding sequence ATGGCAAAACGAAGCAAGGCGTACCTCGCCGCGGCCGAGAAGGTCGATCGCAGCAAGCTCTACTCCCCGCTGGCCGCCGCGCGGCTGGCGAAGGAGACCGCCACCACCAAGACCGACGCGACCGTCGAGGTCGCCGTTCGTCTCGGTGTGGATCCCCGTAAGGCCGACCAGATGGTCCGCGGCACCGTCAACCTGCCGCACGGCACCGGTAAGACCGCCCGCGTCATCGTGTTCGCGGCCGGCGAGAAGGCCGCCGAGGCCGAGGCCGCCGGTGCGGACGCCGTGGGCGCCGAGGACCTGATCGAGCGGATCCAGGGCGGCTGGCTGGACTTCGACGCCGCGATCGCCACCCCGGACCAGATGGCCAAGGTCGGCCGCATCGCGCGTGTCCTCGGCCCGCGTGGTCTGATGCCGAACCCGAAGACGGGCACGGTCACCACCGACGTGACCAAGGCCGTCAACGACATCAAGGGCGGCAAGATCAACTTCCGCGTCGACAAGCAGGCCAACCTGCACTTCGTCATCGGTAAGGCGTCCTTCGACGACGCCAAGCTGGTGGAGAACTACGGCGCCGCGCTGGATGAGATCCTGCGTGTGAAGCCGTCGACCGCCAAGGGCCGCTACGTCAAGAAGGTGACGGTCTCGACGAACACCGGACCGGGCATCCCGGTGGACCCGAACCGCACCCGCAACCTCCTCGACGAGGACGCGTAA